One part of the Phycisphaerae bacterium genome encodes these proteins:
- a CDS encoding flagellar assembly protein FliW, translating into MLIQTTRFGPIEVDDAKIMSFKDGLLGFPNHHRFALLQTTADPAFFWMQSVDDPDLAFVVCDPLLFVPDYQVPIRKDDVAALALNDLNDCQVLVIVNKVNGDLTANLLGPLVVGAHSLQAKQLVLSDKRYGTRHRLVSAPTARTVAKTA; encoded by the coding sequence ATGCTCATTCAGACGACGCGTTTCGGACCCATCGAGGTGGACGACGCCAAGATCATGTCGTTCAAGGACGGCCTGCTCGGGTTCCCGAACCACCACCGCTTCGCGCTGCTCCAGACGACCGCGGATCCCGCCTTCTTCTGGATGCAGTCGGTCGATGACCCGGACCTGGCGTTCGTGGTCTGCGATCCGCTGCTGTTCGTCCCGGACTACCAGGTTCCCATCCGCAAGGACGACGTGGCGGCCCTCGCGCTCAACGACCTGAACGATTGCCAGGTGCTCGTCATCGTAAACAAGGTGAACGGGGACCTGACGGCGAACCTGCTGGGACCGCTGGTGGTCGGTGCGCACTCGCTCCAGGCCAAGCAGCTCGTGCTGTCCGACAAGCGGTACGGGACCCGCCACCGCTTGGTGTCGGCGCCCACCGCCCGGACGGTGGCCAAGACGGCCTAA
- the csrA gene encoding carbon storage regulator CsrA → MLVLSRQRDESIIIGDNVQITIVDIRGDKVRLGIEAPADITVHRKEVFDAIQRENRRAAGVTTDDLAAVPAPKRGPRPRPAK, encoded by the coding sequence ATGTTGGTGCTTTCAAGACAACGCGACGAATCAATCATTATCGGCGACAACGTGCAGATCACGATCGTCGATATCCGGGGGGACAAAGTGCGCCTGGGCATCGAAGCCCCGGCCGACATAACCGTGCATCGCAAGGAAGTGTTCGACGCTATTCAGCGCGAGAATCGCAGGGCCGCTGGTGTGACGACCGACGACCTGGCGGCGGTGCCCGCGCCCAAGCGTGGCCCGCGGCCGCGCCCCGCCAAGTAG
- a CDS encoding flagellin, with protein sequence MARINTNVSALTAQRNLNSAYKKLNTTMEHLSTGLRISRGADDPAGLIVSERLRAEISAVKQAVSNTERAKLIVATAEGALDEVSSLLKDIQAKIVEAANEGAFSAEEIAANQLQIDSAIDSITRIANTTTFAGRKLLDGSLAYTTSNVDLSHIRGLHINATQFGTRAAMAVNVAVQSAAQQARLEFPYAALSNSREVSIELRGTRGVTTLTFASNATASQIIEAVNAVADATGVEATSHVTSGVALYSRDYGSAEYVKVRVLSEGQEFMRVNDLREDKGTDAKATINGSAARAQGNHLTMKTSSIDLELNVAAGWVSSSSFSITGGGALFQVGPQVNSNLQVNMAINSVHASELGDSEIGYLAQVKTGGEFALTEEEPNYTRASDIISKAIDQISMLRGRLGSFERNTLDTNLNQLGITSENLQSAESSIRDADFASETSRLARDQILVNAGTTVLTLANQTTQSVLRLLGG encoded by the coding sequence ATGGCTCGAATTAACACCAATGTCTCTGCGCTCACGGCCCAGAGAAACCTGAACAGCGCCTACAAGAAACTGAACACCACAATGGAGCACCTGAGCACCGGGCTGCGGATCAGCCGCGGTGCGGACGACCCGGCCGGCCTGATCGTCTCCGAGCGCCTGCGCGCCGAGATCAGCGCGGTCAAGCAGGCGGTCTCCAACACGGAGCGCGCCAAGCTGATCGTCGCCACCGCGGAAGGCGCGCTCGACGAGGTCTCCTCGCTCCTCAAGGACATCCAGGCCAAGATCGTCGAGGCCGCCAACGAAGGCGCGTTCTCCGCCGAGGAGATCGCCGCCAACCAGCTCCAGATCGACTCGGCCATCGACAGCATTACGCGCATCGCGAACACCACGACGTTCGCCGGACGCAAGCTGCTCGACGGCTCGCTCGCGTACACCACCAGCAACGTGGACCTGTCGCACATCCGCGGCCTGCACATCAACGCCACGCAGTTCGGCACGCGCGCCGCGATGGCCGTGAACGTCGCCGTCCAGTCCGCCGCCCAGCAGGCCCGGCTGGAGTTCCCGTACGCGGCCCTGTCGAACTCCCGCGAGGTCAGCATCGAGCTGCGCGGCACGCGCGGCGTGACGACGCTGACCTTCGCCAGCAACGCCACGGCCAGCCAGATCATCGAGGCCGTCAACGCCGTCGCCGACGCGACCGGCGTGGAGGCCACCTCGCATGTGACCTCGGGTGTGGCCCTGTACAGCCGCGACTACGGCAGCGCCGAGTACGTCAAGGTCCGCGTCCTGTCCGAAGGCCAGGAGTTCATGCGGGTCAACGACCTGCGTGAGGATAAGGGCACCGACGCCAAGGCGACCATCAACGGATCCGCGGCCCGCGCGCAGGGAAACCACCTGACGATGAAGACCTCCAGCATCGATCTGGAGCTGAACGTCGCCGCCGGCTGGGTCAGCAGCTCCTCCTTCTCCATCACGGGTGGCGGGGCGCTCTTCCAGGTTGGCCCGCAGGTCAACTCGAACCTGCAGGTGAATATGGCGATCAACTCGGTCCACGCGTCCGAGCTGGGCGATTCCGAAATCGGCTATCTGGCCCAGGTGAAGACGGGCGGCGAGTTCGCCCTCACCGAGGAGGAGCCGAACTACACGCGGGCCTCGGATATCATCTCCAAGGCCATCGACCAGATCTCGATGCTCCGCGGCCGCCTCGGCTCGTTCGAGCGCAACACGCTCGACACGAACCTGAACCAGTTGGGCATCACGTCGGAGAACTTGCAGTCGGCCGAGTCCTCGATCCGGGACGCCGACTTCGCGTCGGAGACCTCGCGGCTGGCCCGCGACCAGATCCTGGTCAACGCGGGCACCACGGTCCTGACGCTGGCGAACCAGACCACGCAGTCCGTGCTGCGGCTGCTGGGCGGCTAA
- a CDS encoding flagellin — MSRINTNVSSIIAQRILTTQNTRLNQSLQRLSTGLRINSGKDDPAGLIASETLRAEKNAVQAAQTNVARAVNVVAVAESGLSEITTLLTDLEDLVDRSSNETGISDDERVANQQEIDLILASINRIANSTELQGRKLLNGDLAYTTSTVSTAKIAHLQLNSARVPQGGTRSVAVQVTQAASLAVVSYTGGAIGATPVTIEVLGNLGAERITFASASLADIAAAVNQSAALTGVSATVDGSVVRLTSTEYGSAQFVKVRVLDSGTFTVAGSGEDWGRDVVVNVNGQTLTGTGLQVSARSTALDADITLKDTFGSVTTGGTALFGITGGGAKFSISPKLDLNSMATLGINTLTTASLGDGNVGWLYSIGTGQENAMSEKNYFTAQRIVRRALSQVATLRGRLGSFERNTLDTTANSLNIQFENLSSAESALRDTDFAEETSNLTRAQILVQSATSVLKLANQAPQNVLALLQ; from the coding sequence ATGAGTCGTATCAACACCAACGTGTCGTCCATCATCGCGCAGCGCATCCTGACGACGCAGAACACGCGGCTCAACCAGTCGCTCCAGCGCCTGAGCACGGGTCTGCGCATCAATTCCGGCAAGGACGACCCGGCGGGCCTGATCGCATCCGAGACTCTGCGCGCCGAGAAAAACGCCGTGCAGGCCGCGCAGACCAACGTGGCCCGCGCTGTCAACGTCGTCGCGGTTGCCGAGTCCGGGCTGAGCGAGATCACCACCCTGTTGACCGACCTCGAGGACCTGGTCGACCGCTCGAGCAACGAAACCGGCATCAGTGACGACGAGCGCGTCGCCAACCAGCAGGAAATCGACCTGATCCTGGCCTCCATCAATCGCATCGCCAACTCGACCGAGCTCCAGGGCCGCAAGCTGCTCAACGGCGACCTGGCCTACACGACCTCGACGGTGTCGACCGCGAAGATCGCCCACCTGCAGCTCAACTCCGCCCGCGTGCCGCAGGGCGGCACCCGTTCGGTCGCCGTCCAGGTCACCCAGGCCGCTTCGCTCGCGGTCGTCAGCTACACGGGCGGCGCCATCGGCGCTACCCCGGTCACCATCGAAGTGCTCGGCAACCTCGGTGCCGAACGCATCACGTTCGCGTCCGCGTCCCTCGCCGACATCGCCGCGGCCGTCAACCAGTCGGCCGCCCTCACCGGCGTGTCCGCCACGGTCGACGGCTCGGTCGTGCGACTCACCAGCACCGAATACGGCTCGGCCCAGTTCGTCAAGGTCCGCGTGCTGGACAGCGGCACATTCACCGTCGCCGGCAGCGGCGAGGACTGGGGCCGGGACGTGGTCGTCAACGTGAACGGCCAGACTCTGACCGGCACCGGCCTCCAGGTGAGCGCACGCTCCACCGCGCTCGATGCCGACATCACGCTCAAGGATACCTTCGGCAGCGTCACCACTGGAGGGACTGCGCTCTTCGGCATCACCGGCGGCGGCGCCAAGTTCAGCATCTCGCCCAAGCTCGACTTGAACTCGATGGCGACGCTCGGCATCAACACGTTGACGACCGCGTCGCTCGGCGACGGCAACGTGGGCTGGCTGTACTCCATCGGGACCGGCCAGGAAAACGCCATGAGCGAGAAGAACTACTTCACGGCGCAGCGGATCGTGCGCCGGGCCCTGTCGCAGGTCGCGACGCTCCGTGGCCGACTCGGGTCGTTCGAGCGCAACACGCTCGATACGACGGCGAACTCGCTCAACATTCAGTTCGAAAACCTGTCCTCGGCCGAAAGTGCGCTGCGTGACACGGACTTCGCCGAGGAGACCAGCAACCTGACGCGGGCCCAGATCCTGGTGCAGTCGGCCACGAGCGTGCTCAAGCTGGCGAACCAGGCTCCGCAGAACGTGCTGGCCCTGCTGCAGTAA
- a CDS encoding NAD-dependent epimerase/dehydratase family protein has translation MGGMNLVTGATGLLGSHIVEQLRKRGLPVRALVRRGSDTTWLKTQGVEFAEGDITDPASLAAACAGVDVVYHSAAKVGDWGPWEEFQRITIDGTRNILEAAITAGVRRFMHVSSISAYGYYTHDITVDETFDLGYKLYKWAYYSKSKVAAERLAWEAHRAKRIEVTVIRPAWIYGERDRTTIARLYRMVRNGQAKILGRGDNRLNVVYAGNIAEAAIAAAARPDCNGEAFNCSNDGEITQQQYFDLLARAIGAPPVKRHAPYQAAYFVGFMLECLGHLFRWRKPPFVTRYAVWLMGRRSYFSAEKARRVLGWQPTVTYEVGVPATVRWYLAQRGD, from the coding sequence ATGGGCGGCATGAACCTCGTGACCGGCGCAACCGGCCTGCTCGGCAGTCACATTGTTGAGCAACTCCGCAAGCGCGGCCTGCCGGTGCGCGCGCTGGTGCGGCGCGGCAGCGACACGACCTGGCTGAAGACCCAGGGCGTCGAGTTCGCGGAGGGTGACATCACCGACCCCGCGTCGCTGGCCGCTGCCTGCGCGGGAGTCGACGTTGTGTATCATTCGGCCGCGAAGGTCGGCGACTGGGGGCCGTGGGAAGAGTTCCAGCGCATCACGATCGATGGCACCCGCAACATCCTGGAAGCCGCGATCACGGCCGGCGTGCGACGTTTCATGCATGTCAGCTCGATCAGCGCCTACGGCTACTACACGCACGACATCACCGTGGATGAGACCTTCGACCTGGGCTACAAGCTGTACAAGTGGGCCTATTACAGCAAGTCGAAAGTCGCGGCCGAGCGGCTCGCGTGGGAGGCGCACCGCGCCAAGCGCATCGAGGTAACCGTGATCCGGCCGGCCTGGATTTACGGCGAGCGCGATCGTACGACCATCGCGCGCCTCTACCGGATGGTCCGCAACGGGCAGGCGAAGATCCTCGGCCGCGGCGACAACCGGCTCAACGTGGTCTACGCCGGCAACATTGCCGAGGCCGCCATCGCCGCCGCGGCGCGCCCCGACTGCAACGGCGAGGCGTTCAACTGCAGCAATGACGGCGAGATCACCCAGCAGCAGTACTTCGACCTGCTGGCCCGCGCGATCGGGGCGCCGCCGGTGAAGCGGCACGCGCCGTACCAGGCGGCGTACTTCGTCGGGTTCATGCTGGAGTGCCTCGGGCACCTGTTCCGCTGGCGAAAACCCCCGTTCGTGACGCGCTACGCCGTGTGGCTCATGGGGCGGCGGTCGTATTTTTCCGCGGAGAAGGCCCGGCGGGTGCTGGGGTGGCAGCCGACGGTGACTTACGAAGTGGGGGTGCCGGCGACGGTGCGCTGGTACCTGGCGCAGCGCGGCGACTGA
- a CDS encoding transketolase, whose amino-acid sequence MALAAAIHHKAAELGKLAVRMTAKAGSGHPSSALSLAHIVVHLMYRQMRWDPANPWHPAADRLVLSEGHAVPIVYAALADLGASVGRSESSAFRLTANELDQLRAVGSVLDGHPNPAEGVPFFDAATGSLGQGLSVAAGLALAARLDGRDRRIYVLIGDGEAREGQIWEAADFIVDHGLTNVCAVFNSNGQGQAANVSPQQSADRLVAKLKAFGWRVVEIDGHDAAAVATAFRKAGKSDKPLAIVAHTIKGWGVEELQKGNWHGKPLPESALDAAYAALDRTAAALPAAGAKLGLPPAPPAAHAPARAKPTDVEWPSFHAAMQAAGLGGAVEKGKLSTRRAYGAALKIAGELLPQVVALDGDVSNSTFAEMFAKAYPARFFECKIAEQNMVSAAAGLSAAGFMPFVNSFAKFIARAYDQVEMASISRANVKLVGSHAGISLAADGPSQMGLLDVAFFRAFTTVRGDDRRNPVGWFYHPADAVAAYQCTRLMTLHPGLCYMRTHRPDVPLLYDAQTKFEPGGFHILNGGDDLALVASGYMVHVARQAVALLAQQNIRATLIDAYALPIDADRLCEALQRAGGRAVVVEDNYGGGWGAAVAEIAARGGRLRVATLGCQRIPKSTRTAEEVLEYCGVGATQIADHAIAFMRQGE is encoded by the coding sequence ATGGCGCTGGCGGCGGCGATTCACCACAAAGCGGCGGAACTCGGCAAGCTGGCCGTGCGGATGACGGCCAAGGCGGGTTCGGGGCACCCCTCGAGCGCGCTCTCGCTCGCCCACATCGTTGTGCACTTGATGTACCGCCAGATGCGCTGGGACCCCGCCAACCCCTGGCATCCGGCCGCTGACCGCCTCGTGCTGTCCGAAGGACACGCGGTTCCCATCGTCTATGCCGCCCTGGCGGACCTGGGCGCAAGTGTCGGTCGCAGCGAGAGTTCCGCGTTTCGCCTCACCGCCAACGAGCTGGACCAGCTCCGTGCCGTCGGCAGCGTGCTGGACGGCCACCCGAACCCCGCCGAGGGCGTTCCATTCTTCGACGCGGCCACGGGCAGCCTGGGGCAGGGCCTGAGCGTGGCGGCCGGGCTGGCGCTGGCGGCCCGGCTGGATGGCCGCGACCGGCGAATCTACGTGCTCATCGGCGACGGTGAGGCGCGCGAGGGTCAGATCTGGGAGGCGGCGGACTTCATCGTGGACCACGGCCTGACGAATGTCTGTGCCGTGTTCAACTCGAATGGCCAGGGCCAGGCGGCCAACGTCTCGCCCCAGCAGAGTGCGGACCGCCTGGTGGCCAAGCTCAAGGCTTTCGGGTGGCGCGTCGTGGAAATCGACGGGCACGATGCGGCGGCGGTAGCGACGGCGTTCCGTAAGGCGGGCAAGTCCGATAAACCGCTCGCGATCGTGGCCCACACCATCAAGGGCTGGGGGGTCGAGGAGCTGCAGAAGGGCAACTGGCACGGCAAGCCGCTGCCCGAGTCCGCGCTCGACGCAGCCTACGCCGCGCTGGATCGCACCGCGGCCGCCCTGCCGGCCGCCGGCGCCAAGCTCGGCCTGCCACCGGCGCCACCCGCCGCCCATGCGCCGGCGCGGGCCAAACCGACCGACGTGGAATGGCCGTCGTTTCACGCAGCGATGCAGGCGGCGGGTCTGGGGGGCGCCGTGGAGAAGGGCAAGTTGTCGACGCGGCGCGCGTACGGCGCGGCGCTCAAGATCGCCGGCGAGTTGCTCCCGCAGGTCGTCGCGCTGGACGGCGACGTCAGCAATTCGACTTTCGCGGAGATGTTTGCGAAGGCGTATCCCGCGCGGTTCTTCGAGTGCAAGATCGCCGAGCAGAACATGGTTTCCGCCGCCGCGGGGCTCTCGGCCGCGGGGTTCATGCCGTTCGTGAACTCGTTCGCGAAGTTCATCGCCCGCGCCTACGACCAGGTCGAGATGGCCAGCATCTCCCGCGCGAACGTCAAGCTGGTCGGCTCGCACGCGGGGATCTCGCTCGCGGCCGACGGGCCCAGCCAGATGGGCCTGCTCGACGTCGCGTTCTTCCGCGCGTTCACGACCGTGCGCGGCGATGACCGCCGGAATCCGGTGGGCTGGTTCTATCATCCGGCGGATGCGGTGGCGGCGTACCAGTGCACGCGACTGATGACTCTGCACCCGGGGTTGTGTTACATGCGGACGCATCGCCCGGATGTGCCGCTGCTGTACGATGCGCAGACGAAATTCGAGCCGGGCGGGTTCCACATCCTAAATGGCGGCGATGATCTGGCGCTGGTGGCATCGGGCTATATGGTCCACGTGGCCAGGCAGGCGGTGGCGCTGCTCGCGCAGCAGAACATCCGCGCCACGTTGATCGATGCGTACGCGCTGCCGATCGATGCGGACCGGCTGTGCGAGGCGTTGCAGCGGGCGGGCGGCCGGGCGGTCGTCGTCGAGGACAATTACGGCGGCGGCTGGGGGGCGGCGGTGGCCGAGATTGCCGCCCGTGGTGGCCGGCTGCGGGTCGCCACGCTGGGCTGCCAGCGCATCCCCAAGTCCACGCGGACGGCGGAAGAAGTTCTGGAGTATTGCGGCGTGGGGGCGACGCAGATCGCGGACCATGCGATCGCGTTCATGCGGCAGGGGGAGTAG
- the rpmH gene encoding 50S ribosomal protein L34, producing the protein MHYPHRISKIKRKRKCGFRARMRTQSGRKLINRKRRVGRRVSVA; encoded by the coding sequence ATGCATTACCCACATCGAATCAGCAAGATCAAACGCAAGCGCAAGTGCGGCTTCCGGGCGCGGATGCGCACGCAGAGCGGCCGCAAGCTCATCAACCGCAAGCGGCGCGTCGGGCGGCGCGTCAGCGTGGCCTGA
- a CDS encoding S8 family serine peptidase, giving the protein MSHHRGWFALGVGFWLLCAAPFAAATGRPDGSTAPPAGMLQLRTGAVATATLPNLAAMTPDKAFRDARHGVLQLDGPLTPARAAALRDAGVKLGDYLPVNSFIADVSAVTPGALQRLGFVRWAGDYRPEWRLDPRIGQTTFQTPERQAIANAGKLAVTVYLFPDETLSTGRDALSRVAGAEIVATDWDGSQDVFNVVLPATSVAALAAIPAVQYVEEYPEFTLRNSTDRWIVQSNIANVTPLYDHGLHGEGQILGHIDGRVAVGHCSFYDTVVPGPDHRKILAYNTTQGNDSHGTHTAGTAVGDAGVWTDTRGVAYLAKMVHNVTPSMTESLMFSRLDLHRVQGATVHTNSWGNDATTAYDGVCRAIDNFSWMYDDNLVCFAVTNQSYLKNPENAKNCLAIGASQDTPSQGNFCSGGTGPTADGRRKPEIFAPGCGTLSAYYSSSTPCNTVAKTGTSMACPAIAATGLLVRQYFTDGYYPTGAPDAAHAFVPSGPLIKAVLLNSAVDMTGISGYPSNQEGWGRVLADNALYFLGDARGLVVQDVRNNSPTALATGGYAAYDVAVNGATLQLRVTLVWHDAPAAINSASPPVNNLDLVVTSPTGAVYLGNVFSGGTSVTGGTADAKNNVEQVHVDLPELGIWTVRVKGTAVNSGAQGYAVVVTGDVVDASCPAITTEPATQATTAGDSVTFTVAATGSQPMTYQWRYAGVPLDEGGRLNGTTTATLTIAPADYADAGDYDVVVNNACGSATSAIATLTVWARGDTDCDGEIGFGDINPFIVALDGEASYAAAYPGCHWANADINADGQTDFGDINPFVTLLTQP; this is encoded by the coding sequence ATGTCGCATCATCGAGGCTGGTTCGCACTGGGAGTGGGGTTCTGGCTCTTGTGCGCCGCGCCGTTCGCCGCCGCCACCGGTCGGCCGGACGGCAGCACGGCGCCGCCCGCCGGCATGCTGCAACTCCGCACCGGCGCGGTCGCGACGGCGACGCTGCCGAATCTTGCGGCCATGACCCCGGACAAGGCCTTCCGCGATGCCCGGCACGGCGTGCTGCAGCTCGACGGACCGCTGACCCCGGCCCGGGCCGCGGCCCTGCGCGACGCGGGCGTGAAGCTTGGCGACTACCTGCCGGTCAATTCCTTCATCGCCGACGTTTCCGCTGTCACCCCCGGCGCGTTACAGCGGCTTGGTTTCGTGCGGTGGGCCGGCGACTACCGCCCCGAGTGGCGCCTCGACCCGCGGATCGGCCAGACGACGTTCCAGACTCCCGAACGGCAGGCCATTGCGAACGCCGGCAAGCTCGCTGTTACCGTGTATCTGTTCCCGGATGAAACGCTCAGCACCGGCCGCGACGCGCTGTCGCGGGTGGCCGGCGCGGAGATTGTCGCCACGGACTGGGACGGCAGTCAGGACGTCTTCAACGTGGTGTTGCCGGCGACAAGCGTGGCCGCGCTGGCCGCGATTCCGGCGGTGCAGTATGTCGAGGAGTATCCCGAATTCACGCTGCGCAACAGCACCGACCGCTGGATCGTGCAGAGCAACATCGCGAACGTGACGCCGTTATATGACCACGGCCTGCACGGCGAGGGCCAGATCCTGGGGCACATCGACGGCCGCGTCGCCGTCGGACACTGCTCGTTCTATGACACGGTGGTCCCCGGCCCTGACCATCGCAAGATCCTCGCCTACAACACGACGCAGGGCAATGACTCGCACGGCACGCACACCGCCGGCACGGCTGTCGGCGATGCCGGCGTGTGGACGGACACGCGCGGCGTGGCCTACTTGGCCAAGATGGTGCACAACGTAACGCCCAGCATGACCGAGTCGTTGATGTTCAGCCGGTTGGACCTGCACCGCGTGCAGGGCGCCACCGTCCACACCAACAGTTGGGGCAACGACGCCACCACCGCGTATGACGGCGTGTGTCGCGCCATCGACAACTTCTCCTGGATGTACGACGACAACCTCGTCTGTTTTGCCGTGACCAACCAGAGCTACCTCAAGAACCCCGAGAACGCCAAGAACTGCCTCGCAATCGGTGCGTCGCAGGACACGCCGAGCCAAGGCAATTTCTGCTCCGGCGGCACCGGCCCGACCGCTGACGGGCGGCGCAAGCCCGAAATTTTCGCGCCGGGCTGCGGCACGCTTTCCGCTTACTACAGCAGCAGCACGCCCTGCAACACCGTCGCGAAGACCGGCACGTCGATGGCCTGCCCGGCGATCGCGGCGACCGGCCTGCTCGTGCGGCAGTACTTCACCGACGGCTACTATCCGACGGGCGCCCCCGACGCCGCCCACGCGTTCGTCCCGTCCGGCCCGCTCATCAAGGCCGTGCTGCTCAACTCGGCGGTCGACATGACCGGCATCTCCGGCTATCCATCGAACCAGGAAGGCTGGGGGCGGGTGCTGGCGGACAACGCGCTGTATTTCCTGGGCGATGCGCGCGGCCTCGTGGTGCAGGACGTGCGCAACAACAGCCCCACGGCGCTGGCGACCGGCGGTTACGCGGCCTACGACGTGGCGGTGAACGGCGCCACGCTTCAGCTCCGCGTCACGCTCGTGTGGCACGATGCGCCCGCGGCCATCAACTCGGCCAGCCCGCCGGTCAACAATCTCGACCTGGTGGTGACCTCGCCGACGGGCGCGGTCTACCTCGGCAACGTGTTCTCCGGCGGCACGTCGGTGACGGGCGGCACGGCGGACGCGAAGAACAACGTCGAGCAGGTGCATGTCGACTTGCCGGAGCTGGGTATCTGGACCGTCCGCGTGAAGGGGACGGCCGTGAACTCCGGGGCCCAGGGCTATGCGGTCGTCGTCACCGGTGACGTGGTGGACGCGAGTTGTCCGGCCATCACGACCGAGCCGGCTACACAGGCGACGACGGCCGGGGACAGCGTGACGTTCACCGTGGCGGCCACGGGCTCGCAGCCGATGACCTACCAGTGGCGCTACGCGGGTGTACCGCTGGACGAGGGCGGGCGTCTGAATGGCACAACGACGGCGACGCTCACGATCGCGCCGGCCGACTATGCGGATGCGGGCGACTACGACGTCGTCGTGAACAATGCCTGCGGATCGGCCACGAGTGCGATTGCGACGCTGACAGTATGGGCGCGCGGCGACACGGACTGTGACGGCGAGATCGGCTTCGGCGACATCAACCCCTTCATCGTGGCACTGGACGGTGAGGCGTCCTACGCGGCCGCGTACCCCGGTTGCCACTGGGCGAACGCGGACATCAACGCGGACGGGCAGACGGATTTCGGCGACATCAACCCGTTTGTGACGCTGCTGACCCAGCCCTAG
- the glpX gene encoding class II fructose-bisphosphatase has translation MSNSGFAASSVDPSDTQDEELIGMDLLRACEAAALNVFHWIGKGDKNAADAAATDALRGMLNLTDMCGTCTIGEGIKDEAPGIFIGEKLGTWRAGSPVVSIAVDPIDGTTLTSKGLPGALAVIAAAKASGEDHRTLAAIPSFYVEKIAVGPRVKEGTGMVRLGAPVDQNLEIIALKLGKRVRDLIVCVLDRPRHEKLINDIRRTGAAIRLIGDGDVSAAIAPSIPESNVDVYMGSGGSPEAVLAAAAIRCLGGEILARMWPRDEHERKQLEADGYGELMKKIFTTADMAVGDDVVFVATGITDNSLLHGVAVREHIATTYSVVMRAHSRTVRYVKAYHDLTRKTIHLASTSRHEHL, from the coding sequence ATGTCGAATTCCGGGTTCGCCGCGTCGTCCGTCGATCCGTCCGATACGCAGGACGAAGAACTGATTGGGATGGACCTGCTGCGGGCGTGTGAAGCGGCCGCGCTGAACGTCTTTCACTGGATCGGTAAGGGCGACAAGAACGCCGCCGACGCCGCCGCCACCGATGCGCTGCGCGGCATGCTCAACCTGACCGACATGTGCGGAACGTGCACGATCGGCGAGGGCATCAAGGATGAAGCGCCGGGCATCTTCATCGGTGAGAAGCTCGGCACGTGGCGGGCAGGTTCGCCGGTCGTCAGCATCGCCGTCGATCCCATCGACGGCACGACGCTGACTTCCAAGGGCCTGCCCGGTGCGCTCGCGGTGATCGCCGCCGCCAAGGCGTCCGGCGAAGACCACCGTACATTGGCGGCGATCCCCAGCTTCTACGTCGAGAAGATCGCGGTCGGGCCGCGCGTGAAGGAGGGCACGGGCATGGTCCGGCTGGGGGCGCCGGTGGATCAGAACCTGGAAATCATCGCGCTCAAGCTCGGCAAACGCGTCCGCGATCTGATCGTCTGCGTCCTCGATCGCCCGCGGCATGAGAAGCTCATCAATGACATCCGCCGGACCGGTGCCGCCATCCGCCTGATCGGCGACGGCGATGTCTCGGCGGCGATCGCCCCGAGCATCCCGGAAAGTAACGTCGATGTGTACATGGGCTCGGGCGGCTCGCCGGAGGCGGTGCTGGCGGCGGCGGCGATTCGGTGCCTGGGCGGCGAGATCCTGGCGCGCATGTGGCCGCGCGACGAGCACGAGCGCAAGCAGCTCGAGGCCGACGGCTACGGCGAACTGATGAAGAAGATCTTCACGACCGCGGACATGGCGGTGGGCGACGACGTGGTGTTCGTCGCGACCGGCATCACGGACAATTCGCTGCTGCACGGCGTGGCGGTGCGCGAGCATATCGCCACGACGTACTCGGTCGTGATGCGGGCGCATTCGCGGACGGTGCGCTATGTCAAGGCATACCACGACCTGACGCGGAAGACGATCCACCTGGCGAGCACGTCGCGGCACGAGCACCTGTAG
- the dtd gene encoding D-tyrosyl-tRNA(Tyr) deacylase: MRAVVQRVTEARVTVDDALVGQIGAGLLVYAAAAPDDGAADVSYLAEKIAHVRVFPDADGKMNRSVIEAGGSVLLVSAFTVQADARKGRRPSFDTSASGPVAEPLVEQLVAGVRAYGLTVATGRFAAHMHVASVNDGPICILLDSRRVV; this comes from the coding sequence ATGAGAGCCGTCGTGCAGCGCGTGACGGAGGCGCGGGTCACCGTCGACGACGCGCTCGTCGGTCAAATCGGAGCCGGGCTGCTCGTGTACGCCGCCGCGGCGCCCGACGATGGCGCGGCCGACGTGAGCTACCTCGCGGAGAAGATCGCGCACGTGCGCGTCTTTCCTGACGCGGACGGCAAGATGAATCGTTCGGTGATCGAGGCCGGCGGGTCGGTGCTGCTGGTCAGCGCGTTCACCGTCCAGGCGGACGCGCGCAAAGGCCGGCGGCCGTCGTTTGATACGTCGGCGTCAGGGCCGGTCGCCGAGCCGCTCGTGGAACAACTCGTCGCCGGCGTACGCGCGTACGGACTGACCGTCGCGACCGGCCGTTTTGCGGCGCACATGCACGTCGCTTCCGTGAACGACGGGCCGATCTGCATTCTGCTCGACTCGCGCCGCGTCGTGTAG